One window from the genome of Natronomonas pharaonis DSM 2160 encodes:
- a CDS encoding metallophosphoesterase family protein, which produces MTVRFLHTADLHLGSQLKTQHRQATGTIETLDSAIYTAVERLFDTAIEEDVDFVVIAGDLYDEDSRSVKANTFLKEQFDRLADQNIPAYVSYGNHDPVGSATTYVDLPDNVYEFDHEDPQEFYYPDEDTPEARIWGQSYRDRHESRSMYHRFTPADERVPNIGVLHTGLNPDGRRYVPVARSDLESKDEIHYWALGHIHDPRIYENEQPIAYSGVPQGRQITEPGFGGAYLVELDAEGDYEIEFVPTSPVIWQTVEVDIGDDDISSIPDIERRIEQTLDEFSAPTELFDGTSVAVRDAEWGIDGYVCRWKLTGNGPVHETLSSDDEAIHELTRRLRDGLTSRRPFVWTEAVRDETGPPIPSIDELRGNDRVIDEYIAFIDELDEVDARERYREEVGMVWESVEDHEEGRPDELSLTDEQLDNLIERAQERVLEELARRRAT; this is translated from the coding sequence ATGACTGTCCGGTTCCTCCATACAGCGGACCTGCATCTGGGAAGCCAACTCAAAACTCAGCATCGGCAAGCGACCGGAACGATTGAAACGCTTGATTCTGCCATCTACACCGCGGTTGAACGGCTCTTCGATACGGCGATTGAGGAAGACGTCGATTTCGTCGTAATCGCCGGTGACCTCTATGATGAGGACTCTCGGAGCGTCAAGGCGAACACGTTTCTGAAAGAGCAGTTCGACCGGCTTGCGGATCAAAACATCCCAGCCTACGTCTCCTACGGCAACCACGATCCTGTCGGGAGCGCAACGACCTACGTTGATCTCCCTGACAACGTCTACGAATTCGATCACGAGGATCCGCAGGAATTTTACTATCCTGATGAGGATACGCCAGAGGCTCGAATCTGGGGCCAATCCTATCGCGACCGCCACGAAAGCCGCTCGATGTACCACCGATTCACGCCGGCTGACGAGCGGGTCCCGAACATCGGCGTTCTTCATACAGGATTGAATCCCGATGGCCGGCGGTACGTCCCGGTCGCACGCAGTGACCTCGAAAGCAAAGACGAGATCCACTACTGGGCGCTCGGGCATATCCACGATCCACGTATCTACGAGAACGAACAGCCAATCGCGTATTCAGGTGTCCCGCAAGGTCGCCAGATCACGGAACCCGGATTCGGTGGAGCGTATCTCGTTGAACTCGACGCTGAAGGCGACTACGAAATCGAGTTTGTCCCGACGAGCCCGGTCATCTGGCAGACCGTCGAAGTCGACATTGGGGACGACGACATTTCCTCAATTCCAGATATTGAGCGTCGAATCGAGCAGACCCTCGACGAGTTCTCCGCGCCGACTGAGCTGTTCGATGGTACCAGCGTCGCCGTTCGCGATGCCGAGTGGGGAATCGATGGCTACGTTTGCCGATGGAAACTGACCGGGAACGGGCCAGTTCACGAGACGCTGTCGAGTGACGACGAAGCTATCCACGAACTCACTCGACGGCTCCGAGACGGACTGACCTCGCGACGGCCATTCGTCTGGACCGAGGCCGTTCGGGACGAAACCGGACCACCGATTCCATCTATCGACGAGCTCCGTGGTAACGATCGGGTGATTGACGAGTATATCGCTTTCATCGACGAACTCGACGAAGTAGACGCCCGAGAACGCTACCGTGAGGAAGTCGGCATGGTCTGGGAATCCGTCGAGGACCACGAAGAAGGACGGCCAGACGAGCTGTCTCTTACTGACGAACAGCTTGACAATCTCATCGAGCGCGCACAGGAGCGTGTACTCGAGGAATTGGCACGACGGAGGGCGACATAA
- a CDS encoding AAA family ATPase yields MYLNELRIDDFGCFRNARLDNLDDRLIVIGGPQRAGKTTFMQALRQFPNGVSRGGDLPPATDEYRIDAELTHEGERYRYVLNGHASPSISPIGDGQNIDAGDIFGPVTERQYRNLYTISLDELRRLPPGIDDSEDLARVLLGGAYGDIAEIPEIEESFNDRAYDIGLSRGDPSTTSSELNDPYRTIREGIEARKEASQQVDEYRSVTQKLEDKRSEQSDLEDEIARRQQIRDRLNILKELFDPLQQLETLNAQLEDVDLDAIDDFPTHLADRLDHFEEQFQTATTDLAEARREFDQNATFDTTDEYYEWLLEHETEIDSLTEDQKLWARTAEELVESEESLEENRRDIEREIASLHSEWGESFTHIDEIETSAVDTARVADVASTIEDLRTERSDLKASIDSAQTRKQELESQLEGMEEEHEETREITVPKQKPAIVAGVAIVVGTGVGFAATPLVGGVVGLVVLAVGLYATDSTVTVETTVDADPYRELKGQVATLDGDLQADSERLTELDDQIEEKQSELTELVTELGLPEALPASEVPEFYKQVVELDDEIAAYREKQTEWEEDKENFASDIEDVATLLDDVADFSWAAEEPLEDADKVLAMLEAVAADLELARDVRRAERDRTECIEDIDDVLTEWDEDQSIDQETDDEDILEYIQAFNDEAERISELQETVEERDRIETQVTSRLENESAREAFEPLQEDDEPWIDVVRNVATEYADTDAIADEIRNEKRQIEELEAKRDELHEDCIELEQRQEDLASEEDLREARGKIEEGRVEFERLGEAYAVNRIAETMVKQLHERLMEDIVHSLVDDASDIFREITQEYEGIELDGDVQSLDFRALREDNHDHGVGELSRATAEQLFLAVRLARIQQTDVSLPVVLDDAATNFDPNHMSRVFEVIDQLTASNQVFFLTCHPQCVRITASNDLSAQYWSLNSGRFTRRETADTLEQQLSAD; encoded by the coding sequence ATGTATCTCAACGAACTACGAATTGACGATTTCGGGTGCTTCCGAAACGCACGGCTCGACAACCTCGATGACCGCCTCATCGTCATTGGCGGCCCACAGCGGGCCGGCAAGACAACATTCATGCAGGCGCTCCGGCAGTTCCCGAACGGCGTCAGTCGGGGCGGCGATCTCCCACCTGCGACCGACGAGTATCGGATTGATGCTGAACTCACACACGAGGGGGAGCGCTACCGATACGTACTAAATGGGCACGCAAGTCCCTCTATCTCTCCGATCGGTGACGGGCAAAATATCGATGCTGGGGATATCTTTGGGCCCGTCACGGAACGGCAGTACAGAAATCTCTATACAATCAGTCTCGACGAGCTTCGACGACTGCCGCCAGGGATTGATGACTCGGAAGATCTGGCCCGCGTATTACTCGGTGGCGCATACGGTGATATCGCCGAAATCCCGGAAATCGAGGAATCATTCAACGATCGAGCGTACGACATCGGGTTGTCGAGAGGGGATCCAAGTACCACATCCTCCGAACTCAACGATCCATATCGAACGATTCGCGAGGGGATCGAAGCCAGAAAAGAGGCAAGCCAGCAGGTCGACGAATACAGGTCAGTAACTCAGAAACTCGAAGACAAGCGATCGGAGCAATCCGATCTTGAAGATGAAATCGCCCGCAGACAGCAGATTCGGGACCGGCTGAATATTCTCAAGGAGTTGTTCGATCCACTCCAACAACTTGAGACGTTGAACGCCCAACTCGAAGATGTCGACCTGGATGCAATCGACGACTTCCCAACACATCTGGCGGATCGATTGGATCATTTCGAAGAGCAGTTCCAGACGGCCACGACAGATCTCGCTGAAGCACGACGGGAGTTCGACCAGAATGCAACATTCGATACGACAGACGAGTACTACGAGTGGCTCCTTGAGCACGAGACGGAGATCGATTCCCTCACCGAGGATCAAAAGCTGTGGGCCAGAACTGCCGAAGAACTCGTCGAGAGTGAGGAGTCTCTCGAAGAGAACCGGCGAGACATCGAACGTGAGATAGCGTCTCTGCATTCGGAGTGGGGCGAATCATTCACGCATATTGACGAGATAGAAACGAGCGCCGTCGACACAGCCCGAGTTGCCGACGTAGCCTCCACGATCGAGGATCTGCGGACGGAACGGAGTGATTTGAAGGCCTCTATTGATTCAGCACAGACACGGAAGCAGGAACTTGAGTCACAGCTGGAGGGGATGGAAGAAGAACACGAAGAAACCAGGGAGATCACCGTTCCGAAGCAAAAACCGGCGATCGTAGCTGGTGTTGCAATCGTAGTCGGAACGGGCGTTGGATTTGCGGCCACGCCTCTCGTTGGCGGGGTTGTTGGGCTCGTCGTCCTCGCAGTTGGCCTATACGCGACTGATTCAACGGTTACCGTCGAAACGACCGTTGATGCTGATCCGTATCGCGAACTCAAAGGCCAGGTGGCGACACTCGATGGCGATCTTCAGGCCGATTCAGAGCGACTTACAGAACTCGACGATCAGATCGAGGAAAAGCAGTCGGAACTCACTGAACTCGTCACCGAGTTGGGCCTTCCGGAAGCGCTTCCGGCAAGCGAGGTTCCTGAGTTCTACAAACAAGTCGTCGAACTCGATGACGAAATCGCAGCCTATCGCGAGAAGCAAACGGAGTGGGAAGAAGACAAAGAGAATTTTGCCTCCGATATCGAAGATGTCGCGACACTACTCGACGACGTGGCTGACTTTTCATGGGCGGCTGAAGAGCCCCTAGAAGACGCCGACAAGGTGCTGGCCATGCTCGAAGCGGTCGCTGCCGATCTCGAACTAGCACGGGATGTCCGACGTGCCGAACGGGATCGAACCGAGTGTATCGAGGACATTGATGACGTCCTGACGGAGTGGGACGAAGATCAGTCGATCGATCAAGAGACTGACGACGAAGACATCCTCGAATATATCCAGGCGTTCAACGACGAGGCCGAACGGATCAGCGAACTTCAGGAAACAGTCGAGGAACGTGATCGGATTGAAACCCAGGTCACCAGTCGGCTAGAGAATGAGTCAGCTCGAGAGGCGTTCGAGCCGCTTCAGGAGGACGACGAACCGTGGATCGATGTCGTTCGCAATGTCGCTACCGAGTACGCCGACACAGATGCGATTGCAGACGAGATTCGCAACGAAAAGAGACAGATCGAGGAGTTGGAAGCCAAGCGTGACGAGTTGCACGAGGATTGTATCGAACTTGAACAGCGACAGGAAGATCTCGCCTCGGAAGAAGATCTCCGGGAAGCACGAGGGAAGATCGAGGAAGGACGGGTCGAATTCGAGAGACTCGGGGAGGCCTATGCGGTTAATCGAATCGCCGAAACGATGGTCAAACAGCTCCACGAGCGACTGATGGAAGATATCGTTCATTCCCTTGTCGACGATGCGAGCGATATTTTCAGAGAGATAACCCAAGAGTACGAGGGTATCGAACTCGATGGTGATGTCCAGAGCCTCGATTTCCGAGCGCTTCGCGAGGATAACCATGACCATGGCGTCGGCGAGTTGAGTCGCGCAACCGCTGAACAACTCTTCCTTGCCGTCCGGCTGGCACGGATCCAGCAAACGGACGTGTCACTTCCCGTCGTGCTGGACGACGCCGCGACGAACTTTGATCCAAATCATATGAGTCGTGTCTTCGAGGTCATCGACCAGCTAACGGCGTCGAATCAGGTGTTCTTCCTCACGTGTCATCCGCAATGTGTCCGAATAACTGCGTCGAACGATCTTTCTGCACAGTACTGGTCACTCAACAGTGGGCGATTCACTCGCCGTGAAACTGCCGATACATTAGAACAGCAGCTTTCGGCGGATTGA
- a CDS encoding PDDEXK family nuclease, with protein MLRISEDEKTTSLEPTSLSDQGYKEEDLREWILDNPHSILGEDILIIGREVKVQYIGDAIDLLGIDRDGNVVVIELKTGSLRGNVDFQSLKYAAYTSYWDWDHLSAQFDKFTDSKWGQKLYNGEVDFNEKLESFCNDEYELNQNQRILLVGESIRERLDLVVRWLSERDVEISVLEVDMLQDGNQLYLDTEQTIPIPEDTVSEISPQTSKEPWKVDGKSWHLDKKLNDNTADRLREVVEALGNVESLDGPHWGQKQYVSFKQNRKNRVIARTRTEVFKVEIYDIPADDIDVEELADSVGVAKDDVRAYADDLRGGRSGILVTLGGDRDIDAEQLAEKVDEYLAKDE; from the coding sequence ATGCTTAGGATTAGTGAAGACGAGAAAACAACTTCATTAGAGCCGACATCACTATCGGATCAGGGGTACAAAGAGGAAGATCTTCGGGAGTGGATCCTCGATAATCCACATTCAATTCTTGGCGAGGATATCTTAATCATTGGTAGAGAAGTCAAGGTCCAGTATATTGGTGACGCAATAGACCTTCTCGGAATCGACAGGGATGGTAACGTCGTAGTCATCGAACTAAAGACGGGGTCGTTGAGAGGAAATGTCGATTTTCAGTCACTGAAATATGCGGCCTATACCTCGTATTGGGATTGGGATCATCTCAGTGCCCAGTTTGACAAGTTCACTGACTCAAAATGGGGACAGAAACTGTACAACGGAGAAGTCGACTTCAACGAAAAGTTGGAGAGCTTTTGCAACGACGAGTACGAACTGAACCAGAATCAGCGGATCTTGCTCGTCGGTGAGTCAATTCGTGAGCGATTAGATCTGGTCGTGAGGTGGCTCAGCGAGAGAGATGTAGAAATATCGGTGTTGGAAGTAGACATGCTCCAGGATGGTAACCAGCTCTATCTCGATACTGAGCAGACGATTCCTATTCCCGAGGATACTGTCTCAGAGATCAGTCCACAGACCTCCAAGGAACCGTGGAAAGTGGACGGGAAGAGCTGGCATCTGGACAAAAAGCTAAACGACAATACAGCAGACCGCCTGAGAGAGGTTGTAGAGGCACTTGGCAACGTTGAATCATTAGATGGGCCTCACTGGGGCCAAAAGCAATACGTGTCGTTTAAACAAAATCGGAAGAATCGCGTTATCGCCCGAACTCGAACGGAGGTCTTCAAAGTCGAAATTTACGATATACCTGCTGACGACATCGACGTAGAAGAGTTAGCAGATTCAGTCGGCGTGGCGAAGGACGATGTCCGTGCCTATGCCGATGATCTTAGAGGCGGTCGGTCAGGTATCCTCGTTACCCTTGGTGGAGATAGGGATATCGACGCCGAACAACTCGCCGAGAAAGTCGACGAATACCTCGCCAAGGACGAATAA
- a CDS encoding sacsin N-terminal ATP-binding-like domain-containing protein, whose amino-acid sequence MSVLSEQELRSRWRERWGNFLSHVQEASTPEAARNALRDKVIIGNAERKIAGGHEGREILELLQNARDAIRQGDAEQGRVYVGVYDEGVLVANTGSRFDLFDEQVEDAVTMIGETGKGDDDQSIGHKGVGLKSILATGDSFEIFTRPDESADDILAVRLSRAYLVAAILNRLGQDGNVSTLTDDLDDAALHDLLEDGTPNETVSLPEDLRDSISKLPLFNFPVPLAMDESEVATDPIRSRARDLLTDSPATGGENQFRTAVFIRYEDDDWRSQLADIGISVPEEENTGSIEDRPQRIWDYLSATASEDGLQPETLVQLGGIEEFILERATDGGRKTVNKERWEIVRDPSPHVVTSDLSHQEVRVRIHADDDESLHRFDQFQFETPRQHHTAVLVNKAADGERVPTASYPLYLFYPIEGTSTAGLPFCFHGRFRVETNRKDLSSNNLATNRSVLEEGLDLIELIGQEVAIAATDTDSPTYSTHLPWCLLPPVPDADGLSEPTSNDELLNWFRLEVFERLGATDCLPSVDGPRQPEATLLHWDETVLEGQLAYRTLVDHLGRTTETATDSTPLLTQEALDALLGVPAAWRERLQKLLAVEDEQAASRALLEEWVAQLDATLAMDDDDSPAHIVPATAARTLLQGTVTLLTAATEGDESLDEALTDLADRFDGIYLLPCRIRDVDPEEELALVTIERRQTPTGGQRTQRRIRSVIWDIESATRDIERPPTPPQSSNMTVYFLDEAVQEDAAVHHVLNTAGRVWGLRAYEGIPSFVRSLLDTFADGRHDVVEPIDFAFLTALVDRIGDESDDLQTGEGEFFPLGYLKTAVTQQEGDQRANLRRRVQLRTCDLQLHRTEAQPISDTVLPDEWQSVRERALASEDERQEQDSEITEDWTGVTPGEYPAPAWPTPDTDTWSVYREQIKRDVTDVDFVRALSLLGAGSLPGVNVLWMYGDDHPSMRRDHHWDPMEWTEDDFTGTTPDTVRELQSTLSDVPDYRSLITGLEYHPRFSADHSSKCNVKTDGDLNQVNLASWVWIDDTERLVEHDHAVREVLRRHGESLVSTLLQTGWSCNNGHKRRSWTEPVPSLLNWQLRDLEIWEPVVEVDEELEEQWTDYAAQLRFAVRKESSRGAQAARMFPHVDDETGFSEEVLATLGVRPIGDLGPTGATKRLQQLQAVLTDGPLPEDGPASLWIPGERINDWNQAYTQLLQPLVRQFPDDPAKQRDELNWGSLTHLPLRDGDQWLTAPVEWIQANSDQIRYYQDQSPKPWELQTAEENDYYILPRPRSGPFVQLATALGVDQLQASKLVLDLENDDLDVVTDQYSDRIAEFQRALTERQDLFVASTERSDEEEIVDTAENLSTAAANIAVVESFPDDVLRQLSDPASALYETDDGEEALLLNAAEAGDSLSLQGLSMGIALLVERPTKVATFREALRSDVEVDELESRWKKRTFPIDTVKRVLGSNALQSIERDVTAVNDLLDRLDRSPIDADPLLDALEDADPETIDLVREWCATGERPDVGTDADLDLTDLDPAIEEWITEFHAALPDELEFVAAGIFSETVTHWIRELEGQDVDEMTAVIVIDWLDEQRAALERPPFDNAARQAYVRLETVAELWEQTDPAELTELDTWSDRLRELHSSAVPDWSDPIPESYAEALDCPALVAHVSINDRVHVLVETICEEIDAELPDVEFDWHGLVTTYVEEGTIPEPETDRGAKDHQERAFADLATAIDTNGELAGGSSDGPLMPETVDISDGSGSLSVSEGGGSGGGSTQYRGRGQQAEAYVMAGVLDRIATWLDEHPAGDIRQFRSRFKRLHSDQQEQSYKWHVENVWSSDLLPLLRDSDALNSVTVSDWRTEVDAESFAEFPLVRLVNVTMERGPGFDVIDPLGPLSDDEETDDFGLQFVPVEVKAVNGTTPPFNFRLTTNEYRQAKAFVRDGNIPYVIRLVSVPEAGTPDWPSQTEIAAEQILSTEAELEAVVESQRFEEVVKGGYMNMKIEE is encoded by the coding sequence ATGTCGGTCTTATCCGAACAGGAACTTCGAAGCAGATGGCGGGAGCGGTGGGGAAACTTCCTGTCTCACGTTCAAGAAGCTAGCACACCAGAAGCTGCTCGGAACGCACTCCGGGACAAGGTTATCATCGGCAACGCCGAACGGAAAATCGCTGGAGGCCACGAAGGCAGAGAGATTCTAGAACTACTCCAGAACGCTCGAGACGCGATCCGACAAGGGGATGCAGAACAGGGTCGTGTCTACGTCGGCGTTTACGACGAGGGAGTGTTAGTCGCCAATACTGGGAGCCGATTCGACCTCTTCGACGAACAGGTCGAAGACGCAGTAACGATGATCGGCGAGACTGGAAAGGGAGACGACGACCAGTCCATCGGTCACAAGGGCGTCGGGTTGAAGTCGATCCTGGCGACCGGGGATTCCTTCGAAATATTCACTCGCCCGGATGAATCCGCCGATGACATCCTTGCTGTCCGGTTGAGCCGGGCATACCTAGTCGCTGCGATTCTGAATCGACTGGGACAGGACGGGAACGTATCTACCCTCACGGATGATCTTGACGACGCTGCTCTCCATGACCTCCTCGAAGATGGAACTCCTAACGAGACTGTCTCACTCCCGGAGGATCTTCGCGACTCAATCTCGAAGCTCCCGCTGTTCAATTTCCCAGTTCCGTTGGCTATGGACGAGTCAGAAGTGGCGACTGATCCGATTCGATCCCGTGCTCGCGACCTTCTCACTGACTCGCCAGCGACCGGCGGGGAGAACCAGTTCCGTACCGCCGTATTCATTCGCTACGAAGATGACGACTGGCGTTCTCAGCTCGCAGATATCGGTATCTCTGTCCCAGAAGAAGAAAATACTGGCTCGATCGAAGATCGGCCTCAACGGATTTGGGACTATCTTTCGGCGACAGCGAGTGAAGACGGCCTCCAGCCGGAAACACTCGTTCAGCTCGGCGGCATCGAGGAATTCATACTCGAGCGGGCGACTGACGGCGGACGCAAAACCGTAAACAAGGAGCGGTGGGAGATCGTTCGCGATCCGAGTCCACACGTCGTGACGTCGGATCTCTCGCACCAAGAAGTTCGCGTGCGGATCCACGCTGATGACGATGAATCACTCCACCGATTCGATCAATTCCAGTTCGAAACCCCTCGCCAGCATCATACCGCAGTACTCGTGAACAAGGCAGCCGACGGCGAGAGAGTCCCAACCGCTTCGTACCCACTCTATCTGTTCTATCCTATAGAGGGTACCAGTACAGCTGGGCTTCCGTTTTGTTTCCATGGCCGATTCCGGGTCGAAACGAACCGCAAGGACCTCAGTTCGAATAACCTCGCGACGAACCGGAGCGTGCTTGAAGAGGGACTGGATCTCATCGAGTTGATTGGCCAAGAAGTCGCTATCGCGGCAACCGACACTGATTCGCCGACGTACAGCACCCACCTCCCATGGTGTCTTCTACCTCCTGTTCCAGATGCTGATGGGCTATCGGAGCCGACGTCGAACGACGAACTGCTCAACTGGTTCCGTCTCGAGGTCTTCGAACGCCTCGGTGCGACCGACTGTCTTCCGAGTGTTGACGGCCCGCGCCAACCGGAGGCAACGCTACTTCACTGGGATGAAACTGTTCTCGAGGGACAACTCGCCTATCGGACTCTCGTCGATCATCTCGGTAGAACAACCGAAACTGCGACCGACTCGACACCACTGTTGACTCAGGAGGCACTGGATGCCCTTCTTGGAGTACCTGCAGCCTGGCGCGAGCGTCTTCAGAAGCTTCTGGCGGTCGAAGACGAGCAGGCCGCATCGAGAGCCCTCCTCGAAGAATGGGTAGCCCAGCTCGATGCAACGCTTGCGATGGACGACGACGATTCCCCCGCCCATATCGTCCCAGCAACGGCTGCCAGAACGCTCCTCCAGGGGACCGTAACGCTGCTAACGGCTGCCACCGAGGGTGACGAATCACTCGACGAGGCGCTTACCGACCTTGCTGATCGCTTCGACGGGATCTACCTCTTGCCATGTCGGATCCGCGATGTTGATCCAGAGGAAGAACTCGCGCTCGTCACGATCGAACGCCGGCAGACGCCGACCGGAGGACAGCGAACACAGCGCCGGATCCGGTCAGTGATCTGGGATATCGAATCGGCTACCCGCGATATTGAACGCCCACCGACCCCACCGCAGTCCTCCAACATGACCGTCTACTTCCTTGACGAGGCGGTCCAGGAAGACGCTGCCGTCCATCACGTGTTGAACACGGCTGGGCGGGTTTGGGGCCTTCGTGCCTACGAGGGAATTCCGAGTTTCGTCCGTTCGCTACTGGATACGTTCGCTGATGGACGCCACGACGTGGTCGAACCGATCGACTTTGCGTTTTTGACGGCTCTCGTCGACCGCATCGGCGACGAATCGGACGACTTGCAGACGGGAGAGGGCGAGTTCTTCCCGTTAGGGTATCTCAAAACCGCGGTCACACAACAAGAAGGCGACCAGCGGGCTAATCTGCGTCGTCGTGTGCAGCTTCGGACCTGTGATCTTCAGCTCCATCGAACGGAAGCGCAACCAATTTCGGATACCGTTCTACCTGACGAATGGCAATCCGTTCGCGAGCGTGCCCTTGCCTCTGAAGACGAGCGACAAGAACAGGACAGCGAAATCACAGAGGATTGGACTGGCGTGACGCCAGGGGAGTACCCTGCACCAGCCTGGCCGACGCCTGACACCGACACTTGGTCAGTATATCGCGAGCAAATCAAGCGTGACGTTACGGATGTCGACTTCGTCCGGGCGTTATCACTCCTCGGCGCGGGTTCGTTGCCGGGTGTCAACGTTCTCTGGATGTATGGCGACGATCACCCGTCGATGCGGCGCGACCACCACTGGGATCCGATGGAATGGACAGAGGACGACTTCACGGGTACGACTCCCGATACCGTGCGAGAGTTGCAGTCGACCCTGTCGGACGTTCCGGACTACCGCTCGCTTATTACCGGGCTGGAGTATCACCCGCGCTTCAGTGCGGATCACTCCTCGAAATGTAACGTCAAAACGGATGGCGACCTCAACCAAGTGAACTTGGCGTCGTGGGTCTGGATCGACGACACCGAGCGGCTCGTCGAACACGATCATGCTGTCCGGGAAGTCCTTCGTCGGCACGGGGAGTCACTTGTCTCGACGCTGCTCCAGACCGGCTGGTCGTGTAATAATGGTCACAAGCGACGATCGTGGACAGAGCCAGTTCCGAGCCTGTTGAACTGGCAGCTTCGCGACCTCGAGATCTGGGAGCCCGTCGTTGAGGTAGATGAGGAACTCGAAGAACAGTGGACCGACTACGCGGCTCAGCTTCGGTTTGCCGTTCGAAAAGAGAGTAGCCGCGGGGCACAGGCTGCTCGGATGTTCCCACACGTCGACGATGAGACTGGGTTTTCTGAGGAGGTTCTTGCCACGCTTGGGGTTCGTCCTATCGGTGATCTCGGTCCAACCGGTGCGACGAAACGATTGCAGCAGCTCCAGGCAGTTCTAACCGATGGGCCCTTACCGGAAGACGGACCGGCTAGCCTCTGGATTCCCGGTGAGCGCATCAACGACTGGAACCAGGCGTATACCCAGCTCCTGCAACCGCTGGTACGGCAGTTCCCGGACGATCCAGCGAAGCAACGAGATGAGTTGAACTGGGGATCGCTGACACATCTTCCACTGCGAGACGGTGACCAGTGGCTGACTGCGCCGGTCGAGTGGATACAGGCCAATTCGGATCAGATCCGTTACTATCAGGACCAGTCCCCGAAGCCGTGGGAACTGCAGACCGCTGAAGAAAACGACTACTACATCCTTCCTCGACCACGGAGTGGACCCTTCGTGCAGCTAGCGACTGCGCTTGGAGTTGACCAACTACAGGCGTCAAAGCTTGTGCTCGATCTGGAAAACGACGATTTGGACGTCGTGACCGACCAGTATAGCGATCGCATCGCCGAGTTCCAGCGGGCACTGACGGAACGACAGGATCTTTTCGTCGCCTCGACTGAGCGGTCCGACGAGGAAGAGATTGTAGACACAGCTGAAAATCTCTCGACTGCTGCAGCGAACATTGCTGTCGTCGAATCGTTCCCTGACGACGTCCTTCGACAGCTTTCGGATCCCGCATCCGCCCTCTATGAGACCGACGATGGCGAGGAAGCCTTACTCCTGAACGCCGCCGAAGCCGGTGATTCACTCTCGTTGCAAGGCCTTTCTATGGGGATTGCTCTGCTTGTCGAACGCCCGACGAAGGTCGCCACTTTTCGGGAGGCACTACGGAGCGATGTCGAAGTCGACGAACTCGAATCACGCTGGAAGAAGCGAACGTTCCCGATCGACACAGTCAAGCGAGTGCTCGGATCGAATGCACTCCAGTCGATCGAACGAGACGTCACAGCCGTCAACGACCTACTGGATCGGCTCGACCGGTCCCCAATCGATGCTGACCCACTTCTCGATGCACTCGAGGATGCGGACCCTGAAACGATAGACCTCGTCCGCGAGTGGTGTGCCACGGGCGAACGACCGGATGTTGGAACGGATGCCGATCTGGATCTGACTGATCTTGATCCAGCTATCGAAGAGTGGATCACTGAGTTCCATGCAGCGCTTCCAGACGAGCTGGAGTTCGTCGCTGCTGGCATCTTCTCCGAGACGGTTACTCACTGGATTCGCGAACTTGAAGGACAGGATGTCGATGAGATGACGGCAGTCATCGTCATTGATTGGCTCGACGAGCAGCGTGCTGCGCTCGAACGCCCACCGTTCGATAACGCTGCCAGGCAAGCCTACGTACGTCTCGAGACTGTCGCCGAACTCTGGGAGCAGACGGATCCTGCAGAACTCACTGAACTCGACACGTGGAGCGATCGACTTCGAGAACTTCATTCGTCTGCAGTCCCCGACTGGTCGGATCCAATTCCCGAGTCGTATGCGGAGGCACTCGATTGTCCTGCACTCGTGGCGCACGTCAGCATCAACGACCGTGTTCACGTCCTCGTCGAGACTATCTGTGAGGAGATCGACGCCGAGCTCCCGGACGTCGAATTTGACTGGCATGGTCTGGTCACCACCTACGTTGAAGAAGGGACGATTCCCGAGCCAGAGACCGATCGAGGAGCCAAAGATCACCAGGAGCGAGCGTTCGCCGACCTGGCGACAGCGATCGACACCAATGGCGAGTTGGCAGGCGGTAGCTCGGATGGCCCACTTATGCCAGAAACCGTCGACATCTCTGACGGTAGCGGATCTCTCTCCGTCTCGGAAGGTGGCGGAAGCGGCGGCGGGAGCACGCAATACCGCGGACGCGGGCAGCAGGCAGAAGCATATGTTATGGCCGGTGTCCTCGACCGGATTGCCACGTGGCTCGATGAACATCCTGCTGGCGATATTCGCCAGTTCCGCTCTCGGTTCAAGCGATTACACTCTGATCAGCAGGAACAGTCGTACAAGTGGCACGTCGAAAATGTCTGGTCATCGGATCTCCTCCCGCTATTGCGAGACTCAGACGCACTTAACAGCGTTACCGTGAG